The genome window ACTGGCTGTTCTGGCTGCAGCCCTCTTTATTTCGTTCCCTCTCTTTGCCCATGCCGCCACGCAACCGGCTCCGCCTGCGCAGGAAACGGGTTTCCTCAACCGCACTCTCGAGATTCATGGCGTTCCCTACAAATTTCAGGTCTATCTCCCTGAGGAGTATCGCCGACCCGACCCTCACGCGAAACCTGCGAAAGATGCCAGCAAAACCGTCCGAAAATGGCCCATCATCCTCTTCCTGCACGGTCGCGGAGAGCGCGGCAGCGAGGGAATGTGGCAAACCCAGATCGGTCTCCCGCAACAATTGCGGGACCATCCGGAACGCTGGCCCTTCGTCGTCGTCATGCCCCAGTGCCCCCAGCGCCATTTCTGGACCGACCCCGACATGCTGCAGATGGCCATCGCAAGTCTTGACCAGGAGCAGCGCGAGTTTCAAACCGATCCAGACCGCACTTATCTGATGGGCCTCTCTCTCGGCGGCTACGGCGCCTGGGAGCTTGCCAGCCAGTATCCCCATCGCTGGGCAGCGATCGCGCTTGCCTCCACGGGCATCTTCTGGAGTTACGCTCCGGACCGTTGGCGCGAGTCTTCAACCCTGCCAGCCGAGTACGCGCGACGGCTCGGACGCACCCCGATCTGGCTCTTTCACGGGTCAGACGACACCACGGTCATCCCCCGCCAAAGCGAGTTGATGTTCGATGCCTTCAAGGCCTCGAACGGGCAT of Acidicapsa ligni contains these proteins:
- a CDS encoding alpha/beta hydrolase-fold protein, whose protein sequence is MHPFRLPCSTGLAVLAAALFISFPLFAHAATQPAPPAQETGFLNRTLEIHGVPYKFQVYLPEEYRRPDPHAKPAKDASKTVRKWPIILFLHGRGERGSEGMWQTQIGLPQQLRDHPERWPFVVVMPQCPQRHFWTDPDMLQMAIASLDQEQREFQTDPDRTYLMGLSLGGYGAWELASQYPHRWAAIALASTGIFWSYAPDRWRESSTLPAEYARRLGRTPIWLFHGSDDTTVIPRQSELMFDAFKASNGHVRLWIFQGLKHDCWTRAFNEPELPRWLLSHYLNSFGQPVHTTPFGQPASTEGQLPPLAEHLLVPLHPPAIKLPPSLLDSYVGEYRDSSNVLVATIQRQGEQVFLRNGQGDVAEIQAESQNTFFYPTGSLTRLAFEHDPQGHVTAILYHDDRHDERWEKRK